A section of the Gallus gallus isolate bGalGal1 chromosome 4, bGalGal1.mat.broiler.GRCg7b, whole genome shotgun sequence genome encodes:
- the CCDC96 gene encoding coiled-coil domain-containing protein 96: MEAAEEPGAEEREESGDNEVPESGPEALSAGSGEPEGPAEPPEPAEPEGTAPGAGEERSGAEEAAPAGGDPEPAARGEAEEAEREALLAEYRALEAERQRLHQADGRLQLLLGEALRSQRGERRADEAGGQQLFAERLRELRELWRRREREAATWQQRVDARRRDRAESEARAGAAWAAFQARKKAVAVQTLGRRRGGREAALRTVGDIQARERDKETSVREARLENVKVKLEVRNLESVLRAHGETGQGRHLAELNHMKKENQKLNEKLDGLNGEVLKLKTKVANAERILSHVREKLQLVEAENRGRQAELRAITSTLLQKRDALTKAKQARDRLRAHKVKLQQQRGLLGEETLLWDLEEKVNTMELLQQQLEALKHHHAGLILKQREMQKKISKADSFLP, translated from the exons ATGGAGGCGGCGGAGGAGCCCGGGGCGGAGGAGCGGGAGGAGAGCGGGGATAACGAAGTCCCCGAGAGCGGACCCGAGGCGCTGAGCGCGGGGAGCGGGGAGCCCGAGGGCCCGGCCGAGCCTCCGGAGCCCGCAGAGCCCGAAGGAACCGCGCCGGGCGCCGGGgaggagcggagcggcgcggaggAGGCCGCCCCCGCCGGCGGGGACCCGGAGCCCGCAGCCCGCGGCGAAGCCGAGGAGGCGGAGCGCGAGGCGCTGCTGGCCGAGTACCGGGCGCTGGAGGCCGAGCGGCAGCGGCTGCACCAGGCCGACGGCcgtctgcagctgctgctgggagaggcgCTGCGGTCGCAGCGGGGAGAGCGGCGGGCGGACGAGGCGGGCGGGCAGCAGCTGTTCGCCGAGCGGCTGCGGGAGCTGCGGGAGCTgtggcggcggcgggagcgcgAGGCCGCAACCTGGCAGCAGCGGGTGGACGCGCGGCGGAGGGACCGCGCGGAGAGCGAGGCGAGGGCCGGCGCCGCCTGGGCCGCCTTCCAGGCGCGGAAGAAGGCCGTGGCCGTGCAGACCctcgggcggcggcggggcggcagGGAGGCGGCCCTCAGGACGGTGGGCGACATCCAGGCCCGGGAGCGGGACAAGGAGACCTCCGTGCGGGAG GCCCGGCTGGAAAACGTGAAGGTGAAGCTTGAGGTCCGAAACCTCGAGAGCGTCCTGAGAGCGCACGGAGAAACGGGGCAAGGCCGCCACCTCGCAGAGCTCAACCACATGAAGAAAGAGAACCAGAAGCTCAACGAAAAGCTCGACGGCCTCAACGGCGAGGTGCTGAAGCTCAAAACGAAGGTCGCTAACGCTGAACGGATCCTCAGCCACGTCAGGGAGAAACTGCAGCTTGTGGAAGCTGAGAACAGAGGCCGGCAGGCTGAGCTGAGGGCCATCACGAGCACCCTGCTGCAGAAGAGAGATGCGCTGACCAAGGCCAAGCAGGCCAGGGACAGGCTGCGGGCACACAAGgtgaagctgcagcagcaacGTGGGTTGCTTGGAGAGGAGACACTGCTGTGGGACTTGGAGGAAAAGGTGAACACCATGGAGTTgttacagcagcagctggaagcacTGAAACATCACCACGCCGGTCTGATCCTCAAACAgagggaaatgcagaaaaaaatcagcaaagcCGATTCATTTCTACCTTGa
- the TADA2B gene encoding transcriptional adapter 2-beta — protein sequence MAELGKKYCVYCLAEVSSLRFRCTECADIELCPDCFSAGAEIGPHRRWHGYQLVDGGRFTLWGAEAEGGWSSREEQLLLDAIEQFGFGNWEDMAAHVGASRTPQEVMEHYVSMYIHGNLGKACIPDTIPNRVTDHTCPSGGPLSPSLTTPLPPLDISVAEQQQLGYMPLRDDYEIEYDQDAETLISGLSVNYDDDDVEIELKRAHVDMYVRKLKERQRRKNIARDYNLVPAFLGKDKKDKEKTPKRKITKEEKELRLKLRPLYQFMSCKEFEDFFENMHKERVLRAKIRELQRYRRNGITKMEESAEYEAARHKREKRKENKSIASSKRGKEDGKEGEFAAIENLPGFELLSDREKVLCSSLNLSPARYVTVKTIIIKDHLQKRQGIPSKSRLPSYLDKVLKKRILNFLTESGWISRDAS from the exons ATGGCGGAACTGGGGAAGAAGTACTGCGTGTACTGCCTGGCCGAGGTGAGCTCCCTGCGCTTCCGCTGCACCGAGTGCGCCGACATCGAGCTCTGCCCCGACTGCTTCTCGGCCGGCGCCGAGATCGGCCCGCACCGCCGATGGCACGGCTACCAGCTGGTGGACGGCGGCCGCTTCACGCTGTGGGGCGCCGAGGCGGAGGGCGGCTGGAGCAGCcgggaggagcagctgctgctggacgCCATCGAGCAGTTCGGCTTCGGCAATTGG GAAGATATGGCCGCTCACGTGGGAGCATCCCGGACGCCCCaggaggtgatggagcactACGTGAGCATGTACATCCACGGCAACCTGGGGAAGGCCTGCATCCCCGACACCATTCCCAACAGGGTAACGGACCACACGTGTCCCAGCGGCGGCCCTCTCTCTCCCAGCCTGACCACTCCGCTCCCGCCCTTGGACATATcggtggctgagcagcagcagctgggctaCATGCCGCTCCGGGACGACTACGAGATTGAATACGATCAGGATGCTGAGACTCTGATCAGCGGCCTGTCGGTGAACTACGACGATGACGACGTGGAGATAGAACTGAAAAGAGCTCACGTAGACATGTATGTAAGAAAACTCAAGGAGAGGCAACGGCGGAAGAACATTGCGCGAGACTATAACTTGGTGCCGGCCTTCCTGGGGAAGGATAAGAAGGACAAGGAGAAAACCCCCAAACGAAAGATCAcgaaggaagagaaggagttGAGGCTGAAGCTGAGGCCTCTGTACCAGTTCATGTCCTGTAAGGAGTTCGAAGACTTCTTTGAGAACATGCACAAGGAGAGAGTCCTTCGAGCGAAGATCCGGGAACTGCAGCGGTACCGTCGGAATGGAATCACCAAAATGGAAGAGTCGGCGGAATACGAGGCAGCCAGACATAAacgggagaagaggaaggagaacaaAAGCATAGCCAGCTCCAAGAGGGGGAAGGAGGACGGCAAAGAAGGGGAATTTGCTGCCATTGAAAACCTGCCTGGTTTTGAACTCTTATCGGACAGGGAAaaagtgctctgcagctctctgaatTTGAGTCCTGCGCGTTACGTGACTGTAAAAACCATCATCATTAAAGACCATCTTCAGAAAAGACAAGGGATCCCTTCCAAGAGCCGCCTTCCCAGTTACTTGGATAAGGTactgaagaaaaggattttaaacTTTCTAACAGAGAGCGGTTGGATATCCAGAGATGCATCATGA